Proteins found in one Oncorhynchus tshawytscha isolate Ot180627B unplaced genomic scaffold, Otsh_v2.0 Un_scaffold_4_pilon_pilon, whole genome shotgun sequence genomic segment:
- the LOC112237924 gene encoding uncharacterized protein LOC112237924, which translates to METVNNTEFLGDFTLNGDHPPRLKETISRDSIVINPAPPARYLLKTKRKDVDGRDGVRRWTIGNHNPCKRNKTLLILGEVGAGKTTLVNAMVNFAIRVKWEDNARFQITERFKDRETCWAHDPRTNAVTAYEIFGWEDAELPFSLTIIDTPGIEDRDGLRPLIEKLRMLLEEERVDHIDAVCHVVKATQNRLTEHQRNIFDAFLSLLGKDMKDNIITLITHSDETRPEVLDIIMEYKLLGDKVPVHFTFNTHLFQTRNPFYDKIYETTWENSMKSMRGFFDKLNGMQHQRTKQTIEVLVERLKLEDCFKHGRIPSEVGAICCTVCEMNCHTGCIACHPYFCQVMLRGKCIMCPQRCSHKKHVRGHQRYADDHTNLRAQLTECFQNMRKNALMPHLEPSLKNQIQRANQEGDKQKLKELEEKKGTIADLIKKNMEMERE; encoded by the exons ATGGAAACCGTCAACAACACAGAGTTCTTGGG GGACTTCACACTGAATGGTGACCATCCTCCAAGATTGAAAGAGACGATCAGTAGAGACAGCATAGTGATCAACCCAGCACCACCTGCAAGGTACCTGCTGAAGACCAAGCGGAAGGACGTGGATGGGAGGGACGGAGTCCGGAGATGGACCATAGGAAACCACAACCCTTGCAAGAGGAACAAGACCCTGCTGATCCTAGGAGAGGTTGGGGCAGGGAAGACCACACTAGTCAACGCTATGGTCAACTTCGCCATCAGAGTTAAGTGGGAGGATAACGCCAGGTTCCAAATCACAGAGCGTTTCAAAGACAGAGAGACGTGCTGGGCTCACGATCCTAGAACCAATGCTGTGACAGCCTATGAGATCTTTGGCTGGGAGGACGCTGAGTTGCCTTTCTCTCTCACCATCATTGATACAccagggatagaggacagagatggACTCAGACCTTTGATAGAGAAACTAAGAATGCTgctggaagaggagagagtggaccACATCGACGCTGTCTGCCACGTGGTGAAGGCAACGCAGAACCGTCTGACAGAACATCAGAGAAACATCTTTGACGCGTTCCTGTCCCTCTTGGGCAAGGACATGAAAGATAACATCATCACCCTCATCACTCACTCTGACGAGACCAGACCGGAGGTTCTCGACATCATCATGGAGTACAAACTCCTAGGCGACAAGGTTCCGGTTCACTTCACATTCAACACTCACCTCTTTCAGACCAGAAACCCTTTCTATGACAAAATCTATGAGACAACATGGGAAAACAGCATGAAAAGCATGAGAGGATTCTTTGATAAGCTAAACGGAATGCAACATCAACGCACCAAGCAGACGATAGAGGTATTGGTGGAACGCTTGAAGCTGGAGGACTGTTTCAAACATGGAAGGATCCCTTCAGAGGTGGGAGCAATCTGCTGCACAGTGTGTGAGATGAACTGCCATACCGGGTGCATAGCTTGTCACCCCTACTTCTGCCAAGTCATGTTACGAGGGAAATGCATCATGTGCCCACAGAGATGCAGTCACAAGAAACATGTCAGAGGACACCAGAGATATGCTGACGACCATACAAATCTGAGAGCTCAACTCACAGAATGTTTCCAAAATATGAGGAAGAACGCCTTGATGCCTCACTTGGAGCCGAGTCTCAAGAACCAGATTCAGCGTGCCAACCAggagggagacaagcagaagTTGAAGGAACTTGAGGAAAAGAAAGGGACAATTGCCGATTTAATCAAGAAGAATatggaaatggaaagagagtag